In Montipora capricornis isolate CH-2021 chromosome 4, ASM3666992v2, whole genome shotgun sequence, a single genomic region encodes these proteins:
- the LOC138044656 gene encoding uncharacterized protein — MVSAFPPLLESVSKRLAHCKTEEKYSKYLCSTIAPLLEFPKWLQTVYTIKSQRDSVSRAEKMTDSSLQKVGNGAAPNNGESAIVAAISSMSELLVSSITSMKSTMAESLGQMKDTIDQLVIEEGPSGENDEQLQLAAKTDELPTEQSDKNHQSGSAESNNGAKKPASGESTEQSINILINQDSVSQQDACGKIEQLSGIANDLKLDQKKAPTVNEQIAKIVQGLLREKLTEEVLTATQNRYSPPENCECFTSTKVNHLIWDKLKSDTRSADIKLQRVQSNLVKGLVPIVSVIEKLVKARDKIPKDALDAPELIRAATDAIALVGAANFELNMRRRDNIKPELNEDYKHLCSSSVPFTEFLFGNDAQGCCLTGAR; from the coding sequence ATGGTCAGTGCATTCCCGCCTTTGCTCGAGTCGGTCAGCAAGAGATTAGCACACTGTAAAACTGAGGAAAAATACTCAAAATACCTGTGTTCTACAATAGCACCTCTCCTGGAATTTCCTAAGTGGTTGCAGACGGTGTATACGATCAAAAGTCAAAGGGACAGCGTGTCCAGAGCTGAAAAAATGACAGATTCTTCGCTTCAAAAAGTTGGAAATGGCGCGGCGCCAAACAACGGCGAGTCTGCCATCGTTGCGGCGATCAGCTCAATGAGTGAGCTTCTGGTATCTTCCATTACCTCAATGAAGTCTACAATGGCTGAATCCTTAGGTCAGATGAAGGACACCATTGACCAACTCGTAATCGAGGAAGGTCCTTCAGGGGAAAACGATGAGCAGCTACAACTAGCTGCCAAAACGGACGAACTACCCACTGAGCAGTCGGACAAAAACCACCAATCTGGGTCCGCTGAGTCAAATAATGGGGCTAAAAAGCCCGCAAGTGGCGAATCAACTGAGCAGAGCATTAACATTCTGATAAATCAGGACTCTGTATCTCAACAGGATGCATGTGGCAAAATTGAGCAACTGTCAGGCATTGCGAACGATCTCAAACTTGACCAGAAGAAGGCTCCCACTGTAAACGAGCAGATAGCCAAAATAGTCCAGGGCTTACTGAGAGAAAAGCTTACGGAAGAAGTTTTGACGGCGACACAGAATCGCTACAGCCCGCCAGAAAATTGTGAATGCTTCACAAGTACGAAGGTCAATCATCTTATCTGGGATAAATTAAAATCAGACACGAGGTCTGCTGATATCAAGTTGCAGCGAGTGCAATCTAATCTTGTTAAAGGGCTCGTCCCTATAGTTTCTGTTATTGAGAAACTTGTGAAGGCACGGGATAAAATTCCTAAGGATGCCTTGGATGCCCCAGAATTAATAAGAGCAGCCACTGATGCCATTGCTCTGGTAGGTGCTGCTAACTTCGAGTTGAATATGCGGCGCAGGGATAACATCAAGCCCGAGCTAAATGAAGACTACAAACACTTGTGCTCCAGCTCGGTACCCTTCACAGAATTCTTGTTTGGCAATGATgcccaaggctgttgcctaacaggagcacggtag
- the LOC138046522 gene encoding synaptic plasticity regulator PANTS-like translates to MMSTVTVFKEQNLVENDDLTSTEFKAPRCLDFFDMWRFCASARNQFHQYYIYGKFQDCSVYSKALGSCISYKATKSSEDRDVMLKAMKTKEIKFTSSSVWQKRENPHEYWNGKE, encoded by the exons ATGATGTCTACTGTGACAGTCTTTAAAGAGCAAAATTTAGTCGAAAACGACGATCTAACATCAACAGAATTTAAG GCTCCCAGATGTCTTGACTTTTTTGACATGTGGCGATTCTGTGCTT CTGCCCGGAACCAGTTTCATCAGTACTACATCTATGGCAAGTTCCAAGATTGTTCAGTATATAGCAAGGCACTGGGGAGCTGTATCAGTTACAAGGCAACTAAGTCTTCAGAGGATAGG GATGTCATGCTGAAAGCcatgaaaacaaaggaaattaaatTTACGTCATCTTCAGTGTGGCAAAAGAGAGAGAATCCTCATGAATATTGGAACGGTAAAGAATAA